The DNA window AAAGCGTCCGCCTGGAGCGCTTTCTTCTTTTATTACAAATAAAAAAGCCATCCAAAAGTCATTTTCATGACCTTTGAACAGCTTTTCTCTTACACAACGATTAATTTAGTCGGTATATTAGCATCCGTATCAAACAGATTCACGTATTCACCTGTGATAATCCCTTTTGACTGCAAGGTTTGCTCGACACTCATACGCGCTAAATCCTTCATATTATTATCTTTACTCAAATGCGAAAGATAAATACGCGTCGGTTTTTCAGCAATCACTTCACTCATCGCTACTGCCGCATCTTCATTAGACACGTGACCCACATCACTCAAAATCCGGCGCTTGATCGACCATGGATAACGGCCCATCTGCAGCATTCCTACATCGTGATTACTTTCAAACACGTATGAATCAGACGCTTGAATAACACCTTTCATCCGGTCGCTCACATAGCCTGTATCTGTAATTAACGACAGCTTTCGGCCATTTGCATGAAACACATAAAACATTGGATCTGCTGCATCGTGTGACACCGCGAACGATTCAATATCCATCGAACCAAAAGTCTTTACCGTGTCCATATCAAAATGAAAACGTTGCTCTACAGGAACCGCTCCGATTAACCCATCCATAGCAGTCCATGTTTTCGCATTGGCGTAAATCGGTACTTTATGTTTACGCGCGACAATACCCAAGCCTTTAATATGGTCGCTATGCTCATGCGTAACCAAAATGCCATCTAAATCGCTCATTTTTTTACCGATTGCAGCAAACAATTCTTCCATCTTACGGCCACTAAGTCCCGCATCGACTAAAAAAGAATGCTCCCCGTTTTCGATATATGTGGCATTGCCGCTTGAACCGCTGGCTAATACACTGAATTGCATAGTGAAAATCTCCTTACTCTACTTCTTCTGGTGGTTTGTTCAATTCAATAACTCCGTCTTTTACAGCATTCACAAAATAATCTTGGCGAGTACCATCTGAAAGTTCTGCTTGAACATGCCAAGTTGGGACAAACATTTGACGGTCTTTTGATACTTGTACGTGTACTGAATACCCAAGCTCCGTGTTCACAATTTTAGAGCCGTATTCTAGCTTGTTTTTTTGGTAAAGCGTATGAATCGCAGTTACGGCTGTGACTAAGCTTTTCGGTTCTTCATTTTCGATAATATTGGTAAACATTGTTTGTTCATAACGAACAATATCCCCTTCTTTATCCCAATAAACCGTTACTTTTCCATCGTCACTAAAATAAAGAAGTTCGCCCGCCAGCTTTTGGAAATAAGTAGCTTTGTTTAACTCTTTATCAATTTCCCATAACTCATAAGAAGTGCCTTCATATACGTTTTGTTCCATAAAGGTATTCAACGCTTTCGCACTTCCTGGTTCTCCAACAGGTGCTAAGGCTTTTTCATAAGAAACTTGAAGTTTTTTACCTTCTTGAATATTGACTTGAACGTTATCTTTGGGTGCCTCTTTTGCAGTAAAGATTTTCGTTTCTCCACGAATATAAGGCATTCCTTCAACGTTTTCAAGAAGGTTTGAATAGCTAATTTTATCAGCTTGTAACTTTTCATCTACTGAGGATTCTGAAAGAACTTCTACATTTTTCGCTTCTGTATAACGGTTTAGATACAAGGAATACAAAAAAACATTTAAAATTGAAAAGACAATGATAAAAATGGTCTTGGTTTTATTCCAATCCAACTTCTCGCCCTCCTGTCAATTCAGATGGCAATTCCGTCCAAATACCATTTGTTTTAACGTACCAAGTCGGCTCAAATGTAATGATAAAATCATCTTCACTTCTCGTTAAGTGATAAGCAGGCGTGATATCTGTGATATTGGATCGTTCTTCATCGTCTAATTTTCCAAGAGCTTTTAATACATTTTCACCTGAGTCCAACACGACTACTCTGTTTTCTGCTTCAGAATCTAATTGATACGCAGGTCGAATATAGCTATAAACTTGTTCGATTCCGTCATCTATCCCCCACTTGATCTCTAAGGTGGTTGTTGTAGAGTTACTGAACACCGGTAAATCAGCTACGTATAATTGATACTCGATTTGCTGATTGACAGAATTCATTCCTGTGTAGAAATACTGATCCGTCCACCCACCATGTGCATTAATGTAGTTAAGTGAATCGAATAGTAAATCTGAAGGAATGGCAGGGTCTCTTGTTTCTGCTTTTGGCTGGATATAACTTATGCTTTTTGCATTCGGATTTTCTCTCATTAATGCGCCCGATTCATCTGTATACTCTTGAGTTTTTAAATCCGCTGAGAATACTAATTCCGGACTATTTAACAAGGCGTCCGCAAAATTCGAAGTCGAAATGCCTTCTAATAGAAAACCGATGCTCGATTTTTCGATTCTATCTTTTTGAACGTAAATTGGTAAGGTTCCAATCGCTTCATCTGTTACATAAGTTTCAAAGTCTTTCGCTTGATCTACTATTTCTGTTTTAAATTGATATAGATCTTCTACTCGTAGATCTGCTTTATAGATTCTGCCAGACAAAGTATTAATAAAGTATAATGCGGGACGGTCATTAGCTGGCGCATCCCACTCAACAATTAACCGATCAAATGAAGATTCTGGAATTGTTGTATCAATAATATTATTAATTGAACCAAAGACAGGCAATGGCACTAATCCAGGATAATAAACAAGCGCTCTATTTGAGCTATGCATATAAGACTTGATCGTTGCAGGTGTAGCTTCATCCTGCACCATTCTAATGTTGCTAATTTGCCAATTCTTCACAGATTCAATTAACAAACCAATATTATTTTGATCGCTTGTACCTGTCACATCTTCGGTGTGATGAAATAATAGTTTTACAGGTCGAACGATTTCTTCTGTGTTTTTAGGTTTTGAAATTGGTGCATCGACCGTAGTCGTTGGTTCAATAATTTCATGAGTAGGAGTGAAAGTCCAAATCGTGAAGGTTAATGCAAGACTGAGTAGGATGAGTAAAAACAAAGCAATTGACTTAATATGTTCTACATACTTCAATCCCACTCACCCCCGTCGTCTTCTTCGAATGGCAGTGTAAAGAAAATACTTGTTCCTTTACCCAACTTACTCTCAGCCCAAATAACGCCTCCATGAGCATTGATCATTTCTTTGGAAATAGCTAAGCCTAGTCCCGTACCGCCCATTTCACGTGATCTTGCACGATCTACGCGATAAAAACGATCAAAAATTCGATCAACATTTTCTTTTGGAATTCCCATTCCTTCATCACTAATCTGAATCAGTAGGAAACCTTCTTCTACTGTCATATTAAAGCGAACTTTTCCGCCTTCTGGAGAATACTTCAATGCATTCGAAATAATATTATCAATTACTTGAGTCAATTTATCCGGATCAATTTCCACAAAATACTGTTCTTTAGGCAATTGACGTTTAAAATTCACTTTATGCGACTTCGACATCTCAAAACGATCAATGATGCGATTGAAAAAGACGTTAAATTCGACCATTTCTTTACTCAATTCGGTTTCACTCGAATCCATTTTTGATAATTTCAGTAAATCATTTACCAGTCGAATCATTCGTTCTGTTTCCGTTTGCGTTACATTTAAAAAGTTTGGCGCTAAGTCTGGATCTTGCCATGCCCCATCAGCTAAAGCCTCTAAATAACTGCGCATCGTTGTCAAAGGTGTCCGCAATTCATGTGATACGTTGGCAACAAACTCACGACGTTCAATATCAATTTTCTCTTGCTCCGTATTGTCATGCAATACCGCAATTAATCCATTAACAAATCCCGTTTCTTTTTGGATCACAGAAAAAGTTGTTCGTAATAATGTGCTTTGTTCATACGAACTCAAATCTAGCGTGACAGAATCTTTCATATCAATCAAATCTTCGAAAGTATATTCTTCTTCAAGACCTAATACGCTTGTCACTGGTCGATTAATAACCGTTTCACGTGAAACATTAAGCAATTGAAGCGCAGGGTCATTAATCAAGATAATGCGTCCTCGTCTATCAGTTGATAATACTCCATCTGTCATATTAGAAAGAACAGATGCCAATTTACGGCGTTCACTTTCTGTCGATTGTTGAGATTCCTGTAATCGATTTGTTAAATGGTTAAAGGCTCGAGCCAGCTGACCAATTTCATCGTCACTATAAACCCTTACCTTGCGTGAAAAGTTTCCTTTCGCCATTGCTTGTGCTTGTCTTCGCATATCGGCAATCGGACGTGAAATGGTTTGAGCAACCAAAATCCCTAAAATCGCAGTAATAACCAAGGAAATGGTCGTACCTACGGCAAGGATCGAGTTGATATCATCCATTTGGTCATATACATTTTCAATTTCAGCTTCTACATATAAAGTTCCGAGCAAGGTGCCACCTGTTGCAACAATTGGCAAGGTACGCACCCAAATTCGCTCTTCACTTTCTTTATCGACATAAGTTTGTTCTAAATCGATTTCTCCAATGATAGATTGCCGAACTAAATCATTAGTTGAGCGTTGCCCAACTAATATTTGATTTTCGATAACAGACGATGCAAGAATGCTGTACCGCGTATCCACTACCCGTATTTCATTAATATCATCTGACTGAAAACCATATAATACGGTCCGCAATGTTTGCTCTAGTGTTGAATTTTCATCTGTACGTTCTTTGATCATTTCTTCACGTACACTAAATTCGATGATTTCCATACGGTCTTCGATGGAACTTATAAAGTTCCCTTTCAATGTTTCTTCAAGCTGCTGAGCGAAATACAACCCAATAATCTGCATAGCCAGCAAAATCAACAAAATATAAATTAGCACAAATTTCACATGTATCGACTTTAAAAAATTTACTTTTGACATTTAACTACTCCTGTTCAGGATTTCGCAAATAATACCCTACACCGCGACGTGTCACAATCCATGCAGGATGACTTGGGTTATCTTCGATTTTTTCACGCAAACGTCGCACTGTAACATCGACTGTACGAACATCCCCAAAATAATCATAGCCCCATACCGTTTGCAATAAATGCTCGCGGGTCATGACCTGTCCAATATGCTTGCCAAGATAGTGAAGCAATTCAAATTCACGGTGAGTCAATTCGATTGTTTCTTCACGTTTTAAAACAAGGTAAGCATCCGGTTGAATCGTTAAAACACCTACTTGAATATCATTAGAATTTTGTCCTTCTTCTTCAGCAGGCGCTACATTTTGTCGTCGCAAATTGGCCTTCACCCGTGCGATTAATTCGCGCGTTGAAAATGGCTTTGTGACATAGTCATCAGCCCCTAATTCTAGGCCTAAAACTTTATCAATTTCAGAGTCTTTTGCCGTTAACATAATAATTGGGAAATCGAATTTTTTGCGGATTTCACGACAAACTTCCATCCCGTCACGGTTCGGCAACATAATATCCAATAGCATTAAATCAGGCTGGATTTCTCCTGCAATTTTAATCGCCTCATCCCCGTCATATGCGCAAACTACATTAAAGCCTTCTTTTTTTAAGTTAAATTGCAAAATATCCGCAATCGGTTTCTCATCGTCTACAACTAAAATTGTTTTACTCATCATTTTTCTCCCCTTTTTCTTCCCATCTATACCCTTTTTGCTTATCATTGTTCGTTCTTTACTACCCTATACTTTATCATTGTTCAAGGCTTTTCGCACCTATCAGTGGCTACGTGTCGCTTTGCCAAAGGAGCTCAAAACCTAATCTTAATCTACAAAAGTAAAAAGCAGCCGCCCATAGGCGACTGCTTGATCTCGTATCATAAGCTATCATAATGTAAAAACTATCTCCAAACACTTGTAACGATGTTTGTTTGGTTGCGGTCAGGACCGACAGAGAAAATTGAAATTTGTACGCCCGTCAATTGTGCAATACGCTCTAAGTAATGACGTGCAGTTTCTGGCAACTCATCTAATGATTTGCAGTTTGTTACGTCTTCAGACCAGCCTGGAAGCTCTTCATAAACAGGCTCGCACTCATCTAACATACGCAAGTTTGCAGGGTATTCTGTGATCAATTCACCTTTGTAACGGTAAGCTGTACAAATCTTAACTGTTTCAAGACCTGTTAATACATCAATCGAGTTAACCGTTAAATCTGTTAAACCACTTACACGTCTTGCATGACGAACAACGACGCTGTCAAACCAGCCGATGCGGCGTGGACGTCCTGTAGTTGTCCCATATTCTTTCCCAACTTCACGGATTTGTTGACCTACTTCATCAAACAATTCTGTTGGGAATGGTCCATCACCTACACGTGACGTGTACGCTTTACATACTCCGATAACGTGTTGAATTGTCGTTGGGCCAACTCCAGCACCAATTGTTACTCCGCCCGCTACTGGGTTAGAAGATGTAACAAAAGGATATGTTCCTTGGTCGATATCAAGCATTACGCCTTGAGCGCCTTCAAACAATACGCGACGTCCATCATCAATTGCATCATTTAATACTTTTGATGTATCTGTTACATATTTAGCGATTTCTTGACCATATGCATAATATTCTTCCATAATTTCTTCTACAGTAAATCCTTCTGTTTCATAAAACTTCTCGAACAGACGGTTTTTCTCGATTAAGTTCATGCGCAGTTTTTCTTCGAACACAACATGGTCCAATAAATCCGCCATACGAATTCCGACACGTGCTGCTTTGTCCATATAAGCAGGTCCGATGCCTTTACCTGTTGTTCCAATTTTGTTTGCTCCGCGTCGTGCTTCTTCTACTTCATCTTGTTTAATATGGTACGGCAATAAAACATGTGCGCGGTTTGAAATGCGCAAGTTTTCAGTTGTGACGCCACGCTCATGAAGACCTTTTAACTCTTTAACAAGCGCTTTTGGATCGACAACCATTCCGTTTCCGATTACTGATGTTTTATCTTTATAAAAAATTCCTGAAGGAATCAAATGTAATTTATACGTTTCTCCACCGAAAATGATGGTGTGTCCAGCGTTATTACCGCCTTGGTAACGTGCAATTACTTCTGCATGTTCTGATAGAAAATCAGTGATTTTCCCTTTTCCTTCGTCTCCCCATTGCGTTCCTACTACTACGACTGACGTCATAATTCCGCACCTCCGTTAGGCATATGCCCTATCTCAAACAGCTTTTATTATACCAAGCAAAACAAATACCGTCAATACAAAACAGAAGAAAACACGAACATATAAATGTGTTACCACATTTAATGTTCGTGTTTAAAAATCTCCGCCCGATTCATGTTGACTCCAATCGATGGTTACGAATTTATTATATTCTTTCACAAACGCTAGTTTAACAGTACCTGTTGGACCGTTACGTTGCTTCGCGATGATAATTTCAATCATATTTTGATCTTCTGTTTCTTTGTCGTAATAATCCTCACGATACAAGAATGACACAATATCGGCATCTTGCTCAATACTTCCAGATTCACGTAAATCCGACATCATTGGTCGTTTATCTTGTCGCTGCTCTACTCCACGAGACAACTGAGACAAGGCGATAACGGGTACTTCAAGTTCACGAGCCAAACCTTTTAATGAACGGGAAATGTCCGAAACTTCTTGTTGACGGTTTTCGCCGGATTTTCCGGGTCCCTGGATCAATTGAAGATAATCAATCATGATCATGCCGAGTCCGTACTCTTGTTTCAAACGACGACATTTTGCACGAATGTCATTTACCCGAATACCTGGCGTATCATCGATAAAGATTCCGGCATTGGATAAACTCCCCATCGCCATCGTCAACTTGCGCCAATCTTCATTTTGAAGTGCACCTGTACGAAGCACTTGTGCATCAATATTACCTTCTGCACAAAGCATACGCATGACGAGCTGTTCCGCACCCATCTCCAAACTAAAGATGGCGACATTTTCGTCTGTTTTCGTCGCTACGTTTTGTGCGACGTTCAAAGCGAAAGCGGTCTTACCAACAGAAGGCCGTGCAGCTACGATAATCAAGTCGTTTCGTTGAAACCCTGCTGTGACCTTATCAAGGTCTCGGAAGCCTGTAGGAATACCTGTGACGTCTCCTTTACGGGTATGCAACAATTCGATATTGTCATAGGTCTTGACCAGAACATCTTTGATGTGGGTAAAGTCACCGGCCTTTTTCCGGCTTGATACTTCCATCATTTTCTTTTCTGCTTCAGAAAGCAAGGCTTCTACTTCATCTTCACGTGTAAAGCCGTCTTCTACAATCGTTGTCGCTACACGGATTAATCGACGAAGCAAGGCTTTTTCTTCAACAATATGTGCATAATGCGCAACGTTAGCAGCTGTTGGTACAGCATTAGCAATTTCCGTTAAATAAGATAAACCGCCGACATCTTCTAATTCTTTTTTGACAGAAAGCTCTTCTGTCACAGTCACAACATCAATCGCTTTTCCTTGATCTGATAAATTCAGCATCGTCTGGAAAATCTTTTGATGGGCAATGCGGTAAAAATCTTCCGCCATGACGATTTCAGCAACCGTAATCAGGGACGGTGGTTCTAAAAAGATGGCACCAATCACCGATTGCTCGGCTTCATGGTTGTGCGGGGGGACACGATCTATCATTTCGTTCATCGGTGTCTCACCTTACGCTTCTTCAGTAACATGAACTCGAAGTGTAGCAGTTACATCCTGATGCAATTTCACAGGAATATTCGTATAGCCAAGCGCACGGATAGCATCATCTAACTCCATTTTACGTTTGTCTAATTTGATGCCATTTTTCTTCTCAAGAGCTGTCGCTACTTGTTTTGTTGTTATTGATCCGAAAATACGTCCGCCTTCACCCGATTTAGCGGTCAATTCGATTGTTAAGCTTTCTAGTGTTTCTTTCAATTGTTCCGCTTCTTGACGCTCTAAGTCAGCTTCTTTTTGCTCTTTTTTCTTTTGTCCGTCCAACTTACTAATTGTTGCTTGGTTAGCTTCAATCGCCCAATTGTTTTTCAGTAGGAAGTTATGTGCGTAACCATCTGCTACGTTTTTAATTTCACCTTTTTTGCCTTTGCCTTTTACGTCTTTTAAGAATATTACTTTCATTCGTTTGTTCCTCCTTCAGTATCTTCCAAAATCACCGCTTTTAATTGTTCAACGGCTTGTTCTATTGTTGAATTTGGCATTTGGGTAGCCGCATTTGTTAAATGACCACCACCGCCGAGGTTTTCCATAACTATTTGAACGTTGACTTCACCAAGTGAACGGGCACTAATTCCAATGCCGCCTTCTGCTCGCTCAGCCACAACAAAAGACGCATTAACATCTTTCATCGTTAATAAAATATCTGCTGTTTGCGCAATCAGCACAGGGCTGTAAACACGATCTGTTTCCCCTTTTGCAATCGCGATACCATCACCAACAAATTCTACAGTTTGAACAATTTTAGCACGTTCTACATAGGTTTCTAAGTCTTCTTTTAGTATACGTTGAACGAGTACTGTATCAGCTCCATTTGAACGCAAATAAGAAGCGGCTTCAAAGGTGCGGGCACCTGTTCTTAACGTAAAGCTTTTCGTATCTACGATAATACCAGCTAGCATCGCTGTTGCTTCTAACATCGACAATTTCTCATGCTTTGGTTGATATTCGATCAATTCAGTTACCAATTCCGCGGTCGATGAAGCATAAGGTTCCATGTAAACGAGCATTGTATTGGTAATGAATTCCTCACCTCTACGATGATGGTCGATTAATACAACTCGTTCCATCCTTTGCAATACGCGTTCATCAATAACCATTGACGGTTTATGCGTATCGACTACAACAAGAAGTGAATTCTCGGTCATTTCAGCTAACGCCTCTTCAGGGGTTATAAACTGTGAAAACAATTCCGGTTCGCCTTCAATTTCTTCCATTAAGCGCATAACGCTGCGATCGTATGCGTCAAAGTCAATAATGATGCGTCCTTTGACTTTGTTCATGGCTGCCATTTTAGCTACACCGACTGCGGCACCGATTGAATCCATATCTGGCATTTTGTGACCCATGATAAACACTTGATCACTTTCTTGGATTAAATCACGTAGCGCATGTGAGATAACGCGCGCCCTGACACGTGTCCGTTTTTCAACGGGGTTGGTCTTGCCGCCATAAAACTTCACTTTTCCACTTGGGTGCTTGATGGCAACTTGATCGCCACCACGTCCTAGCACTAAGTCCAAGCCAGATTGAGCGAGTCCACCTAATTCAACTAATGAAGCAGAACCTGCTCCAACGCCGATACTAAGGGTCAGTGCTAGATTATCTTTAGATGTAACTTCACGAATATCATCCAAAATAGCAAATTTCGATGATTCAAGCTCTTTTAAAATCGATTCATTAAAGACAGCCATAAATCGTTCAGAAGAAATACGCTTCACAAAAATCCCATGATCTGATCCCCATTGATTGACCAATGAAGTAACTAAACTATTGACTTTGCTACGTGTTTGATCGTCCATACCTTGTGCAAGTTCATCGTAATTATCAATGAATAAAATTCCGATAACCGTACGATCGGCATAATAAAGCGACTCAATTTCCACTTGTTCTGTAATATCAAAAAGATAAAACAAGCGGTCGTCCGCCTTATAATAGACACGGTATTTCCGATCGCCAAACGCGATTGTCAGCTCTTTTTCATCCGATTTCACAAGCGGATGAAAGTCCTCAGATAAAGTAAAGAGAGATTCTCCGATTA is part of the Planococcus sp. PAMC 21323 genome and encodes:
- a CDS encoding MBL fold metallo-hydrolase; amino-acid sequence: MQFSVLASGSSGNATYIENGEHSFLVDAGLSGRKMEELFAAIGKKMSDLDGILVTHEHSDHIKGLGIVARKHKVPIYANAKTWTAMDGLIGAVPVEQRFHFDMDTVKTFGSMDIESFAVSHDAADPMFYVFHANGRKLSLITDTGYVSDRMKGVIQASDSYVFESNHDVGMLQMGRYPWSIKRRILSDVGHVSNEDAAVAMSEVIAEKPTRIYLSHLSKDNNMKDLARMSVEQTLQSKGIITGEYVNLFDTDANIPTKLIVV
- a CDS encoding two-component system regulatory protein YycI — encoded protein: MDWNKTKTIFIIVFSILNVFLYSLYLNRYTEAKNVEVLSESSVDEKLQADKISYSNLLENVEGMPYIRGETKIFTAKEAPKDNVQVNIQEGKKLQVSYEKALAPVGEPGSAKALNTFMEQNVYEGTSYELWEIDKELNKATYFQKLAGELLYFSDDGKVTVYWDKEGDIVRYEQTMFTNIIENEEPKSLVTAVTAIHTLYQKNKLEYGSKIVNTELGYSVHVQVSKDRQMFVPTWHVQAELSDGTRQDYFVNAVKDGVIELNKPPEEVE
- a CDS encoding YycH family regulatory protein; translation: MGLKYVEHIKSIALFLLILLSLALTFTIWTFTPTHEIIEPTTTVDAPISKPKNTEEIVRPVKLLFHHTEDVTGTSDQNNIGLLIESVKNWQISNIRMVQDEATPATIKSYMHSSNRALVYYPGLVPLPVFGSINNIIDTTIPESSFDRLIVEWDAPANDRPALYFINTLSGRIYKADLRVEDLYQFKTEIVDQAKDFETYVTDEAIGTLPIYVQKDRIEKSSIGFLLEGISTSNFADALLNSPELVFSADLKTQEYTDESGALMRENPNAKSISYIQPKAETRDPAIPSDLLFDSLNYINAHGGWTDQYFYTGMNSVNQQIEYQLYVADLPVFSNSTTTTLEIKWGIDDGIEQVYSYIRPAYQLDSEAENRVVVLDSGENVLKALGKLDDEERSNITDITPAYHLTRSEDDFIITFEPTWYVKTNGIWTELPSELTGGREVGLE
- the walK gene encoding cell wall metabolism sensor histidine kinase WalK, with protein sequence MSKVNFLKSIHVKFVLIYILLILLAMQIIGLYFAQQLEETLKGNFISSIEDRMEIIEFSVREEMIKERTDENSTLEQTLRTVLYGFQSDDINEIRVVDTRYSILASSVIENQILVGQRSTNDLVRQSIIGEIDLEQTYVDKESEERIWVRTLPIVATGGTLLGTLYVEAEIENVYDQMDDINSILAVGTTISLVITAILGILVAQTISRPIADMRRQAQAMAKGNFSRKVRVYSDDEIGQLARAFNHLTNRLQESQQSTESERRKLASVLSNMTDGVLSTDRRGRIILINDPALQLLNVSRETVINRPVTSVLGLEEEYTFEDLIDMKDSVTLDLSSYEQSTLLRTTFSVIQKETGFVNGLIAVLHDNTEQEKIDIERREFVANVSHELRTPLTTMRSYLEALADGAWQDPDLAPNFLNVTQTETERMIRLVNDLLKLSKMDSSETELSKEMVEFNVFFNRIIDRFEMSKSHKVNFKRQLPKEQYFVEIDPDKLTQVIDNIISNALKYSPEGGKVRFNMTVEEGFLLIQISDEGMGIPKENVDRIFDRFYRVDRARSREMGGTGLGLAISKEMINAHGGVIWAESKLGKGTSIFFTLPFEEDDGGEWD
- the yycF gene encoding response regulator YycF, which gives rise to MSKTILVVDDEKPIADILQFNLKKEGFNVVCAYDGDEAIKIAGEIQPDLMLLDIMLPNRDGMEVCREIRKKFDFPIIMLTAKDSEIDKVLGLELGADDYVTKPFSTRELIARVKANLRRQNVAPAEEEGQNSNDIQVGVLTIQPDAYLVLKREETIELTHREFELLHYLGKHIGQVMTREHLLQTVWGYDYFGDVRTVDVTVRRLREKIEDNPSHPAWIVTRRGVGYYLRNPEQE
- a CDS encoding adenylosuccinate synthase, which translates into the protein MTSVVVVGTQWGDEGKGKITDFLSEHAEVIARYQGGNNAGHTIIFGGETYKLHLIPSGIFYKDKTSVIGNGMVVDPKALVKELKGLHERGVTTENLRISNRAHVLLPYHIKQDEVEEARRGANKIGTTGKGIGPAYMDKAARVGIRMADLLDHVVFEEKLRMNLIEKNRLFEKFYETEGFTVEEIMEEYYAYGQEIAKYVTDTSKVLNDAIDDGRRVLFEGAQGVMLDIDQGTYPFVTSSNPVAGGVTIGAGVGPTTIQHVIGVCKAYTSRVGDGPFPTELFDEVGQQIREVGKEYGTTTGRPRRIGWFDSVVVRHARRVSGLTDLTVNSIDVLTGLETVKICTAYRYKGELITEYPANLRMLDECEPVYEELPGWSEDVTNCKSLDELPETARHYLERIAQLTGVQISIFSVGPDRNQTNIVTSVWR
- the dnaB gene encoding replicative DNA helicase; this translates as MNEMIDRVPPHNHEAEQSVIGAIFLEPPSLITVAEIVMAEDFYRIAHQKIFQTMLNLSDQGKAIDVVTVTEELSVKKELEDVGGLSYLTEIANAVPTAANVAHYAHIVEEKALLRRLIRVATTIVEDGFTREDEVEALLSEAEKKMMEVSSRKKAGDFTHIKDVLVKTYDNIELLHTRKGDVTGIPTGFRDLDKVTAGFQRNDLIIVAARPSVGKTAFALNVAQNVATKTDENVAIFSLEMGAEQLVMRMLCAEGNIDAQVLRTGALQNEDWRKLTMAMGSLSNAGIFIDDTPGIRVNDIRAKCRRLKQEYGLGMIMIDYLQLIQGPGKSGENRQQEVSDISRSLKGLARELEVPVIALSQLSRGVEQRQDKRPMMSDLRESGSIEQDADIVSFLYREDYYDKETEDQNMIEIIIAKQRNGPTGTVKLAFVKEYNKFVTIDWSQHESGGDF
- the rplI gene encoding 50S ribosomal protein L9, translated to MKVIFLKDVKGKGKKGEIKNVADGYAHNFLLKNNWAIEANQATISKLDGQKKKEQKEADLERQEAEQLKETLESLTIELTAKSGEGGRIFGSITTKQVATALEKKNGIKLDKRKMELDDAIRALGYTNIPVKLHQDVTATLRVHVTEEA
- a CDS encoding DHH family phosphoesterase, which translates into the protein MSAFFRKRKLRYPLIALLALGMAAAILISLWSEWAAGIFTLLFVLAFTATWVTEKRVYEATEKHIETLSYRMKKVGEEALLEMPIGILLVNEQYDIEWANPYMTSTLEYDTLIGESLFTLSEDFHPLVKSDEKELTIAFGDRKYRVYYKADDRLFYLFDITEQVEIESLYYADRTVIGILFIDNYDELAQGMDDQTRSKVNSLVTSLVNQWGSDHGIFVKRISSERFMAVFNESILKELESSKFAILDDIREVTSKDNLALTLSIGVGAGSASLVELGGLAQSGLDLVLGRGGDQVAIKHPSGKVKFYGGKTNPVEKRTRVRARVISHALRDLIQESDQVFIMGHKMPDMDSIGAAVGVAKMAAMNKVKGRIIIDFDAYDRSVMRLMEEIEGEPELFSQFITPEEALAEMTENSLLVVVDTHKPSMVIDERVLQRMERVVLIDHHRRGEEFITNTMLVYMEPYASSTAELVTELIEYQPKHEKLSMLEATAMLAGIIVDTKSFTLRTGARTFEAASYLRSNGADTVLVQRILKEDLETYVERAKIVQTVEFVGDGIAIAKGETDRVYSPVLIAQTADILLTMKDVNASFVVAERAEGGIGISARSLGEVNVQIVMENLGGGGHLTNAATQMPNSTIEQAVEQLKAVILEDTEGGTNE